The DNA segment TCAGAAGAGGTTCTTCAGGAAGGACCATTTAGCGGAGCACTTCACGACCCACACAAAGAGCTTGCCGTACCATTGCCCCATATGTAATCGTGGCTTCCAGCGACAGATAGCCATGCGTGCTCACTTCCAGAACGAGCACGTTGGCCAGCATGATCTCGTCAAAACTTGCCCGCTCTGCAGTTACCGAGCGCCGACAATGAAGAGTCTCCGGGTCCATTTTTTCAATAGGTCTCTATTCCTCACATTAACTTTTATCTGTGGTTTccattatttatcaaatacacGTAATCATAGTATACTTTTACAAGTCATAACGTTTCCGACAGACACGGTATTGATCTGGACAACCCAGGGCCCGGTAACAACTCTGTTTCCCTTCTCGCGGCCGGCATAGCCAACGCCGCTTATGCTGAAGGCACAATGGACCCCAGCGCCATATCAGCATTAGGGGCATTGGGCTCAGGCCTCTCAGTGTCTGTAGCGGCTGCTTACTCAGATAGTGGTGACAGCAATGGAGAACGTTCAGTGGACAACGCAACCCCACCTATGCACTATTTGACCCCACATGTAGAAATATCTATGGCCGATAACAACGAAACATTCTCACCTGGCCAGAATAACCATCAAggtaaatattcttaattttttctagTAAGCTATCTGGCCgtcaaattatcttttatatctGGTATCTTGTGattgaaatattgtttaccaCTATCAGAAAGCATTCTCTTGTTTCTTAGTTGCttctacattttaattatgaaaattactaTTCTTATGGACATAGAAGTAaacatttatactttatagcaTGCTGTGCTGATATCTGTtgcatttttatgaaaaggaATTGTTGGACACACAATgtgctattttttttcccaATATTAGTGTTTACAAATTTACAAGCTGTGATATttaggtttttatattatttaagcatCTGCCTTTGTATACACATCCTAAGCCTACCTGTGTTATTTAACCCAATTAATCTCAGTATTTTCCGACTTATCAAACCAAGTTGAAATATATGCTGACAAGTCATAATACTTTCTGGTGTgctcgatttatttatttctatttatcatattatttttcagagTCCCGTATGAATGGTTCAGGGTCACCTCATTCAGAGAGCGCTGCAAGTAGTTCCCTGGCGTTGCCTGCTATAACACCATCAATCACGCTCATACCCATTAAacaggtaaaatattttacctatTACATTTTGATTAGTTTACATTTACAACATTACCTTGTCTGTAAACTATGGATGTTACTAAGTAATGTACAAAACCATCAcgttttacataaaatgttatggatttaaataaatacgactGTTTTCCTTAGTATCATTCTAAACTGAACTTAATATAGATCATACATATACAATTACTTGCGATTTTCTTGAATACTTTATTTGTCTATACTTTGGATTGTGTATTCTGTAtagttacatatttattttattcatcggAATTATCTTACCCATTCATGGGTTTggtaataatgtatatatatacaaacatacactGTGAAAATATGtcaatgaattatatacaataaacattcATGAACAAGGAGTATATTAACCTGCAACCACCAGAATAACGCATTCcatttgtttgtttcattaagtttctctttgatttattataagaatattataaatgaattaaatttattaattgttgattattatatataaaaccagGAACCTAATGCTCAGGAGGAAGGTTCAGGAGATGCTGGTGAAGGGGAAGACAAACGTGACGTCTCATCATCGCTGTCTTCACTCATACAAGTGTCGCCATTGAAGAGTTTGTTGCGAGAGGACCTGCGCAGACGCATCTCAGCTAGGGGCCGGTCTAGGGCTAATAATGTAAGGCTAATAATGTAATCTAATGTGACACTCTaacaaat comes from the Danaus plexippus chromosome 15, MEX_DaPlex, whole genome shotgun sequence genome and includes:
- the LOC116766251 gene encoding zinc finger protein ztf-16 isoform X2 produces the protein MSSKGETEADSGTVSPNLPAVKNEPAPTASKETPKRGSGTLLKCTTCNSFSTLSSRALTTHMAQCSPDNNNVAAAQNTDARPHRKLFECDVCNMKFSNGANMRRHKMRHTGVKPYECRVCQKRFFRKDHLAEHFTTHTKSLPYHCPICNRGFQRQIAMRAHFQNEHVGQHDLVKTCPLCSYRAPTMKSLRVHFFNRHGIDLDNPGPGNNSVSLLAAGIANAAYAEGTMDPSAISALGALGSGLSVSVAAAYSDSGDSNGERSVDNATPPMHYLTPHVEISMADNNETFSPGQNNHQESRMNGSGSPHSESAASSSLALPAITPSITLIPIKQEPNAQEEGSGDAGEGEDKRDVSSSLSSLIQVSPLKSLLREDLRRRISARGRSRANNASRASPSEGGVTTSTQGDAALLPSSLVCSFCCITFPDSTLYFLHKGCHCDANPWKCNICGEQCCNVYEFNSHLLSKSHQ
- the LOC116766251 gene encoding zinc finger protein sdz-12 isoform X1, with amino-acid sequence MSSKGETEADSGTVSPNLPAVKNEPAPTASKETPKRGSGTLLKCTTCNSFSTLSSRALTTHMAQCSPDNNNVAAAQNTDARPHRKLFECDVCNMKFSNGANMRRHKMRHTGVKPYECRVCQKRFFRKDHLAEHFTTHTKSLPYHCPICNRGFQRQIAMRAHFQNEHVGQHDLVKTCPLCSYRAPTMKSLRVHFFNSHNVSDRHGIDLDNPGPGNNSVSLLAAGIANAAYAEGTMDPSAISALGALGSGLSVSVAAAYSDSGDSNGERSVDNATPPMHYLTPHVEISMADNNETFSPGQNNHQESRMNGSGSPHSESAASSSLALPAITPSITLIPIKQEPNAQEEGSGDAGEGEDKRDVSSSLSSLIQVSPLKSLLREDLRRRISARGRSRANNASRASPSEGGVTTSTQGDAALLPSSLVCSFCCITFPDSTLYFLHKGCHCDANPWKCNICGEQCCNVYEFNSHLLSKSHQ